Proteins encoded within one genomic window of Dictyoglomus sp.:
- a CDS encoding fibronectin type III domain-containing protein, with protein sequence MKKLKFLALILSIVLLGILISGCTPQPQQPTVLPPVAPSNLVATALSATEVNLEWKDNSNNEEGFKIERKKEGEDWIEIKIVSANVTSYIDTGLTPKTKYFYRIKAFNSAGSSAYSNEAEVTTLPPPLPAPSNLVAKALTGTEVKLEWKDNSDNEEGFKIERKKEGEDWGEIATISANVTTYIDKGLKTNTKYYYRVRAFNADGNSSWSNEAEVTTLVWFVYDWTNTVEPPTGWIEGSATYSMSTYCTIENGILKMDTRSLAAAVPSYRYNFGSPQEVPPGSLRFTLVFKAKGEVGIANVTRAWTLDIQTSLYRGGFEIETTRIRLLNGTGSLATSNLYTAADWHVYWLTFEYTLSGINAKVYVDGNPTPVLEGTINAAPSSPPDPLFMRLGDTSTSASNLYIGYIDWIWWTFDGCFAPGEVQIPEGFSLTP encoded by the coding sequence ATGAAGAAATTAAAATTTTTAGCATTAATTTTAAGCATAGTTTTACTAGGAATTCTAATAAGTGGGTGTACCCCTCAACCTCAACAACCAACTGTTTTACCCCCAGTAGCACCTTCTAATCTTGTAGCTACAGCCCTATCTGCTACAGAAGTTAATCTTGAATGGAAAGATAATTCAAACAATGAAGAAGGATTTAAAATAGAGAGAAAGAAAGAGGGAGAAGATTGGATAGAGATAAAAATAGTTTCTGCAAATGTTACTTCTTACATAGATACTGGACTAACTCCAAAAACAAAGTATTTCTACAGAATAAAAGCATTTAACTCTGCAGGAAGTAGTGCCTATTCTAATGAGGCTGAAGTGACAACTTTGCCGCCTCCTCTTCCTGCCCCCTCTAATCTTGTGGCAAAAGCTTTAACTGGAACAGAAGTTAAGCTTGAATGGAAAGATAATTCAGACAATGAAGAAGGATTTAAAATAGAGAGAAAGAAAGAGGGAGAAGATTGGGGAGAGATAGCTACGATCTCTGCAAATGTTACTACCTATATTGATAAAGGTTTAAAGACAAATACTAAATATTACTATAGAGTTAGAGCATTTAATGCGGATGGAAATAGTTCTTGGTCTAATGAAGCGGAAGTAACCACCTTAGTTTGGTTTGTATATGATTGGACAAATACTGTAGAACCTCCAACAGGATGGATAGAAGGTAGTGCTACATATTCAATGTCTACTTATTGCACCATTGAAAATGGAATTTTGAAAATGGATACAAGAAGTTTGGCAGCTGCGGTTCCAAGTTATCGTTACAATTTTGGAAGTCCCCAGGAAGTTCCACCTGGTTCTTTAAGATTCACTCTTGTTTTTAAGGCAAAAGGTGAGGTCGGTATAGCTAATGTTACAAGGGCTTGGACCTTAGATATTCAAACATCTCTTTATAGAGGTGGATTTGAAATAGAAACTACAAGAATTAGATTACTAAATGGCACAGGTAGTTTAGCTACATCTAATTTATATACAGCTGCAGATTGGCATGTGTATTGGCTTACTTTTGAATATACATTAAGTGGAATTAACGCAAAAGTATATGTGGATGGAAATCCAACTCCAGTATTAGAAGGAACGATCAATGCTGCACCATCTTCTCCACCAGATCCTCTGTTTATGAGGCTAGGAGATACATCAACATCTGCTTCTAATTTATATATTGGCTATATAGATTGGATTTGGTGGACCTTTGATGGATGTTTTGCTCCCGGAGAAGTACAAATTCCTGAAGGATTTAGTCTGACACCATAA